The proteins below come from a single Streptomyces sp. SCSIO 75703 genomic window:
- the ruvC gene encoding crossover junction endodeoxyribonuclease RuvC: MRVLGVDPGLTRCGVGVVEGVAGRPLTMIGVGVVRTPADAELGDRLVAVEEGVEQWLDEYRPQYVAVERVFSQHNVRTVMGTAQASAVVILCAARRGLPVALHTPSEVKAAVTGSGRADKAQVGAMVTRLLRLAAPPRPADAADALALAICHIWRAPAQNRLQRAAALHAAPPARAVRVPPAPKGRTP, encoded by the coding sequence GTGCGCGTACTGGGGGTGGACCCCGGGCTGACCCGCTGCGGGGTCGGCGTCGTGGAGGGCGTCGCGGGCCGCCCGCTGACCATGATCGGCGTCGGTGTCGTGCGCACCCCGGCCGACGCCGAGCTCGGCGACCGCCTCGTCGCCGTGGAAGAGGGCGTCGAGCAGTGGCTCGACGAGTACCGGCCGCAGTACGTCGCCGTCGAGCGCGTCTTCAGCCAGCACAACGTCCGCACCGTCATGGGCACCGCCCAGGCCAGCGCCGTCGTCATCCTGTGCGCCGCGCGCCGCGGCCTCCCGGTCGCCCTGCACACCCCCAGCGAGGTCAAGGCCGCCGTCACCGGCTCCGGCCGCGCCGACAAGGCCCAGGTCGGCGCCATGGTCACCCGCCTGCTGCGGCTCGCCGCGCCGCCCCGGCCCGCCGACGCCGCCGACGCCCTCGCCCTCGCCATCTGCCACATCTGGCGGGCCCCCGCCCAGAACCGGCTCCAGCGGGCCGCCGCCCTGCACGCCGCTCCCCCCGCCCGGGCGGTCCGCGTCCCGCCCGCACCGAAAGGCCGTACGCCATGA
- the ruvA gene encoding Holliday junction branch migration protein RuvA: MIAFVSGTVAALAPGSAVVEVGGVGMAVQCTPGTLAGLRVGTAARLATSLVVREDSLTLYGFADDDERQVFELLQTASGVGPRLAQAMLAVHTPDALRRALSTGDEKALTAVPGIGKKGAQKLLLELKDRLGEPVGSPSSAAVAAPAAGWRDQLHAALIGLGYAAREADEAVSAVAPQAEAAGGTPPVGQLLKAALQTLNRAR; encoded by the coding sequence ATGATCGCTTTCGTCAGCGGCACCGTCGCCGCCCTCGCCCCCGGCTCCGCGGTGGTGGAGGTCGGCGGGGTCGGCATGGCCGTCCAGTGCACCCCGGGCACCCTCGCCGGACTCCGGGTCGGCACCGCCGCGCGGCTCGCCACCTCCCTCGTGGTCCGCGAGGACTCGCTCACCCTCTACGGCTTCGCCGACGACGACGAGCGCCAGGTCTTCGAACTCCTCCAGACCGCCAGCGGCGTCGGCCCCCGCCTCGCCCAGGCCATGCTCGCCGTGCACACCCCCGACGCGCTGCGCCGGGCCCTGTCCACCGGCGACGAGAAGGCCCTCACCGCCGTCCCCGGCATCGGCAAGAAGGGCGCGCAGAAGCTCCTCCTGGAACTGAAGGACCGCCTCGGCGAACCGGTCGGCTCCCCCTCCTCCGCCGCCGTCGCCGCGCCCGCCGCGGGCTGGCGTGACCAGCTCCACGCCGCGCTCATCGGCCTCGGGTACGCGGCCCGCGAGGCCGACGAGGCGGTGTCCGCCGTGGCGCCCCAGGCCGAGGCCGCCGGCGGGACACCGCCCGTGGGCCAGTTGCTCAAGGCCGCCCTCCAGACGCTGAACCGCGCCCGATAG
- the ruvB gene encoding Holliday junction branch migration DNA helicase RuvB has translation MNWDETTDSDAAERLVGASADGEDQAVEAALRPKDLGEFIGQQKVREQLDLVLRAARARGATADHVLLSGAPGLGKTTLSMIIAAEMGAPIRITSGPAIQHAGDLAAILSSLQEGEVLFLDEIHRMSRPAEEMLYMAMEDFRVDVIVGKGPGATAIPLELPPFTLVGATTRAGLLPPPLRDRFGFTAHMEFYGPAELERVVHRSAGLLDVEIDPDGAAEIAGRSRGTPRISNRLLRRVRDYAQVKADGVITRGIAAAALAVYEVDARGLDRLDRAVLEALTKLFGGGPVGVSTLAVAVGEERETVEEVAEPFLVREGLLARTPRGRVATPAAWAHLGLTPPGAAAPGNGQQDLFGA, from the coding sequence ATGAACTGGGACGAGACGACCGACTCCGACGCCGCCGAGCGCCTCGTCGGCGCGTCCGCCGACGGCGAGGACCAGGCCGTGGAGGCCGCTCTGCGCCCCAAGGACCTGGGCGAGTTCATCGGCCAGCAGAAGGTCCGCGAACAGCTCGACCTCGTCCTGCGCGCCGCCCGCGCCCGCGGCGCCACCGCCGACCACGTCCTGCTCTCCGGCGCCCCCGGCCTCGGCAAGACCACCCTCTCGATGATCATCGCGGCCGAGATGGGCGCCCCCATCCGCATCACCTCCGGCCCCGCCATCCAGCACGCCGGCGACCTCGCGGCGATCCTCTCCTCCCTCCAGGAGGGCGAGGTCCTCTTCCTCGACGAGATCCACCGCATGTCCCGGCCCGCCGAGGAGATGCTCTACATGGCGATGGAGGACTTCCGGGTCGACGTCATCGTCGGCAAGGGCCCCGGCGCCACCGCCATCCCCCTCGAACTGCCCCCCTTCACCCTCGTCGGCGCCACCACCCGCGCCGGACTGCTGCCGCCCCCGTTGCGCGACCGCTTCGGCTTCACCGCCCACATGGAGTTCTACGGCCCCGCCGAACTGGAACGGGTGGTGCACCGCTCGGCCGGCCTCCTCGACGTCGAGATCGACCCCGACGGCGCCGCCGAGATCGCGGGCCGCTCCCGCGGCACCCCCCGCATCTCCAACCGCCTCCTGCGCCGCGTCCGCGACTACGCCCAGGTCAAGGCCGACGGCGTGATCACCCGCGGGATCGCCGCGGCGGCCCTCGCGGTCTACGAGGTCGACGCCCGCGGCCTGGACCGCCTCGACCGGGCCGTCCTGGAGGCCCTGACCAAACTGTTCGGCGGCGGACCCGTCGGCGTCTCCACCCTCGCGGTGGCCGTGGGGGAGGAGCGGGAGACCGTCGAGGAGGTCGCCGAACCCTTCCTCGTGCGCGAGGGACTGCTCGCCCGCACCCCCCGGGGACGGGTGGCGACCCCCGCCGCCTGGGCACACCTCGGGCTGACCCCGCCGGGCGCCGCCGCGCCGGGAAACGGACAACAGGACCTGTTCGGGGCGTGA
- the yajC gene encoding preprotein translocase subunit YajC, whose protein sequence is MSLVTLLPFIVLIGAMFLMTRSAKKKQQQAVDMRNQMQPGSGVRTIGGMYATVKEVSEDTVLLDAGPGVELLFAKNSIGAVLSDDEYNRIVHGIEHDLKDDTHVVPDDASSLTEGDADASGDHSVDLGKKEAADEADETAKPSDAKADEPADAKADEPADAKADDQPKKSDGGSGTK, encoded by the coding sequence GTGAGTCTCGTGACCCTCCTCCCGTTCATCGTGCTCATCGGGGCCATGTTCCTGATGACCCGGTCGGCGAAGAAGAAGCAGCAGCAGGCCGTCGACATGCGGAACCAGATGCAGCCCGGTTCCGGCGTCCGCACCATCGGGGGCATGTACGCCACGGTCAAGGAGGTGAGCGAGGACACCGTCCTCCTCGACGCCGGGCCGGGCGTCGAGCTGCTCTTCGCCAAGAACTCCATCGGCGCCGTGCTGAGCGACGACGAGTACAACCGCATCGTCCACGGCATCGAGCACGACCTGAAGGACGACACCCACGTCGTCCCGGACGACGCCTCCTCCCTCACCGAGGGTGACGCGGACGCCTCCGGCGACCACTCCGTCGACCTCGGCAAGAAGGAGGCGGCCGACGAGGCCGACGAGACCGCCAAGCCCTCGGACGCCAAGGCCGACGAGCCCGCCGACGCCAAGGCCGACGAGCCGGCGGACGCCAAGGCCGACGACCAGCCGAAGAAGTCCGACGGCGGTTCCGGGACGAAGTAG
- the secD gene encoding protein translocase subunit SecD has protein sequence MAALKKGKQASAQSKPGRSLALMVIVIAALTGGMFASGNTTPRLGIDLAGGTSITLRAVSEPGQESAINKTNMDTAVEIMERRVNGLGVSEAEVQTQGTRNIIVNIPKGMNSEEARAQVGTTAKLYFRPVLATEPSGADAAGTPAPDASGSASHKATDPAGDTTGAPTADATGDTARDTAGDRAAATPTSSPNPGATTQGRAVTDALEAGPSPSATPSGDASPAPSPGASDGTGDAASEKLRARYAALDCTDGSARAKAGEGALPADPTVACGTNAQGQWQKYLLGPAAVDGTDVDKAQAVFNTQTAAGWTVTMDFTGGGAKKFADITGKLAQNPSPQNQFAIVLDNEVVSDPYVSQALTGGNAEISGQFGQEEAQSLANMLSYGALPLSFHEDSVTTVTAALGGEQLHAGLIAGAIGLALVVLYLLVYYRGLSFIAIASLMVSASLTYAVMSLLGPTIGFALNLPAVCGAIVAIGITADSFIVFFERVRDEIREGRSLRPAVERGWPRARRTILVSDFVSFLAAAVLFVVTVGKVQGFAFTLGLTTLLDVVVVFLFTKPLLTLMARRPFFARGHRWSGLDPKALGAKPPLRASRRPVAPVTTKEA, from the coding sequence GTGGCAGCCCTCAAAAAGGGAAAGCAAGCGAGCGCCCAAAGCAAGCCCGGGCGCTCGCTGGCCCTGATGGTGATCGTCATTGCGGCGCTCACGGGAGGCATGTTCGCCTCCGGAAACACGACTCCGCGCCTCGGCATCGACCTGGCGGGCGGTACGAGCATCACGCTCCGGGCCGTCTCCGAACCGGGCCAGGAGTCCGCGATCAACAAGACCAACATGGACACCGCGGTCGAGATCATGGAGCGCCGTGTCAACGGCCTCGGCGTCTCCGAGGCCGAAGTCCAGACCCAGGGCACCCGGAACATCATCGTCAACATCCCCAAGGGGATGAACTCCGAGGAAGCCCGCGCCCAGGTCGGCACCACCGCCAAGCTCTACTTCCGCCCGGTCCTCGCCACCGAGCCGTCCGGCGCCGACGCGGCCGGCACCCCCGCACCCGACGCCTCGGGCAGCGCCTCCCACAAGGCCACCGACCCGGCGGGCGACACGACCGGAGCCCCGACGGCGGACGCCACCGGCGACACCGCGCGGGACACCGCCGGCGACCGGGCCGCGGCCACCCCGACCTCCTCCCCGAACCCGGGCGCCACCACACAGGGCCGCGCCGTCACCGACGCGCTCGAGGCCGGCCCCAGCCCCTCCGCCACCCCCTCCGGCGACGCCTCCCCGGCGCCGTCCCCCGGCGCCTCCGACGGCACCGGCGACGCCGCCTCCGAGAAGCTCCGGGCCCGGTACGCCGCGCTCGACTGCACCGACGGCTCCGCACGGGCCAAGGCCGGCGAGGGCGCCCTGCCCGCCGACCCCACCGTCGCCTGCGGCACCAACGCCCAGGGCCAGTGGCAGAAGTACCTCCTCGGACCCGCCGCCGTCGACGGCACGGACGTGGACAAGGCCCAGGCCGTCTTCAACACGCAGACCGCCGCGGGCTGGACCGTCACCATGGACTTCACCGGCGGCGGCGCGAAGAAGTTCGCGGACATCACCGGCAAGCTGGCGCAGAACCCGTCCCCGCAGAACCAGTTCGCCATCGTCCTGGACAACGAGGTCGTCTCCGACCCGTACGTCAGCCAGGCCCTGACCGGCGGCAACGCGGAGATCTCCGGGCAGTTCGGCCAGGAGGAGGCGCAGAGCCTCGCCAACATGCTGTCCTACGGCGCGCTCCCGCTGAGCTTCCATGAGGACAGCGTCACCACCGTCACCGCCGCGCTCGGCGGTGAGCAGCTCCACGCCGGGCTGATCGCGGGCGCCATCGGGCTCGCGCTGGTCGTCCTCTACCTGCTGGTCTACTACCGCGGCCTGTCGTTCATCGCCATCGCCTCGCTGATGGTCTCCGCCTCGCTCACGTACGCGGTCATGTCGCTGCTCGGCCCGACCATCGGCTTCGCGCTGAACCTGCCGGCCGTGTGCGGTGCCATCGTCGCCATCGGGATCACGGCGGACTCGTTCATCGTCTTCTTCGAACGGGTCCGCGACGAGATCCGGGAGGGCCGCTCGCTGCGCCCCGCCGTCGAACGCGGCTGGCCGCGCGCCCGGCGCACCATCCTGGTCTCCGACTTCGTGTCGTTCCTCGCCGCCGCCGTGCTCTTCGTGGTCACCGTCGGCAAGGTGCAGGGCTTCGCGTTCACGCTGGGGCTGACCACCCTGCTCGACGTGGTCGTGGTCTTCCTCTTCACCAAGCCGCTGCTCACGCTGATGGCCCGCCGCCCGTTCTTCGCCCGCGGCCACCGCTGGTCCGGGCTCGATCCAAAGGCCCTCGGCGCGAAGCCACCCCTGCGCGCGAGCCGTCGTCCCGTCGCCCCCGTCACGACGAAGGAGGCGTGA